Proteins from a genomic interval of Desulfovibrio piger:
- a CDS encoding regulatory protein GemA, with amino-acid sequence MSTTTSGLIKTIQTGRRKLGMDDETYRALLADVSGGKTSSKDLNAYQLKEVLRRMREAGFRSATDPQLRKIKSLWLSMYDEGVVRSKSDQAIAAYVRRITKKAVSACGVKDLQRVIETLKQWIDRVEDAAARERLLQFFASLPVSSPVLQ; translated from the coding sequence ATGAGCACGACCACCAGTGGACTTATCAAGACCATACAGACCGGTCGCCGCAAGCTGGGCATGGACGACGAAACCTACCGGGCCCTGTTGGCGGACGTCAGCGGCGGCAAGACGTCAAGCAAGGACCTGAACGCCTACCAGCTGAAGGAGGTCCTCCGGCGGATGCGTGAAGCCGGATTCCGCAGTGCGACCGATCCCCAGCTTCGGAAGATCAAAAGTCTCTGGCTCAGCATGTATGACGAAGGCGTGGTCAGAAGCAAAAGCGACCAGGCCATTGCCGCGTATGTTCGGCGGATCACGAAAAAGGCCGTCAGTGCCTGCGGCGTAAAAGATCTTCAGCGTGTCATCGAAACGCTGAAACAATGGATTGACCGTGTGGAAGATGCCGCGGCCCGGGAGCGCCTGCTTCAGTTCTTTGCCTCCCTGCCGGTTTCCTCCCCCGTCCTTCAATAA
- a CDS encoding AAA family ATPase encodes MSIKELLLDCAPSHRKLAEELGISPAALSQLLNHGALPKKRWPEIRAAMLSLAVARGKAESDMEAALKELEQQPVSAPEETAEQEEDPVILRKQTLTMQARQMFGLVRNPFADPETSSEIYLNGESRTIRQVLYEQARTGGFMALIGESGSGKTTLKEELITRAQEDQLPIIFIEPYTLAMSESDRMGKPLVAAHIEDAILSTVAPGERIPVRPELRRRRMHEILKASSMAGMRHCLIIEEAHDLHRQTLKSLKRFHELKNGMTRLLSIILLGQTELEKKFSVTDTSTREVVQRCEVYHLPAISDPGDFLRYRFEHAGLNFKAIFTPDAVDAIRESLTVSPDSRGDGIYMGYPLMIANLATAALNLAASVGEKQVTADVVRMVRQ; translated from the coding sequence ATGTCGATAAAAGAGCTTCTTTTGGACTGTGCCCCTTCCCACAGGAAGCTGGCGGAAGAACTGGGCATATCCCCGGCGGCGCTCAGCCAGCTTTTGAACCACGGCGCCCTTCCCAAAAAGCGCTGGCCCGAGATCCGGGCGGCCATGCTTTCCCTCGCGGTCGCCCGCGGCAAGGCGGAAAGCGACATGGAAGCGGCCCTGAAAGAACTTGAACAACAACCGGTCTCCGCCCCGGAAGAAACGGCGGAACAGGAGGAAGATCCCGTGATCCTTCGCAAACAGACTTTGACCATGCAGGCCCGGCAGATGTTCGGGCTGGTACGCAACCCCTTTGCCGACCCGGAAACGTCTTCGGAAATCTATCTGAACGGCGAAAGCAGGACTATCCGCCAGGTGCTTTACGAGCAGGCGCGAACCGGCGGCTTCATGGCGCTTATCGGGGAATCCGGTTCCGGCAAGACCACACTGAAGGAAGAGCTGATTACCAGAGCGCAGGAAGATCAATTGCCCATCATTTTCATAGAGCCGTACACCCTCGCCATGTCGGAAAGCGACCGCATGGGCAAGCCTCTTGTGGCCGCTCACATTGAAGACGCCATCCTCAGCACGGTGGCGCCGGGCGAACGCATTCCCGTCCGGCCGGAATTGCGCCGCCGCCGGATGCACGAAATCCTGAAGGCCAGCAGCATGGCCGGGATGCGGCATTGCCTGATCATCGAGGAGGCGCACGATTTGCACCGCCAGACGCTCAAGAGCCTGAAGCGGTTCCACGAACTCAAGAACGGTATGACCCGCCTCCTGTCCATTATCCTGCTCGGACAGACCGAACTTGAAAAGAAGTTCAGCGTTACGGACACGTCGACCCGTGAAGTCGTGCAGCGTTGCGAAGTCTACCACCTGCCCGCAATCAGCGACCCCGGCGATTTTCTCCGCTACCGCTTTGAGCACGCGGGCCTGAACTTCAAGGCAATTTTTACCCCCGACGCGGTGGACGCCATACGGGAAAGTCTCACCGTTTCGCCGGACAGCCGGGGCGACGGCATCTATATGGGCTACCCGCTCATGATCGCGAACCTCGCCACGGCCGCGCTGAACCTCGCGGCCAGCGTGGGGGAAAAGCAGGTCACGGCGGATGTGGTGCGCATGGTGCGACAATAG
- a CDS encoding host-nuclease inhibitor Gam family protein encodes MAKRVKPILNIPTVHDLNEADAFLAKIKARERELALLGIQLKEDIDALKLKCAEAAAPIQEELDILHQALVRFGEANKEALFSKKRSLTLNFGVIGFRLTPPVPKPLKKITWEQVLGILKNSDDQDLVACVRIKQEVDKMALRELPPEKLAQAGCRLEQADEFFCDTRDEALARTEGGAQ; translated from the coding sequence ATGGCAAAGCGAGTGAAACCGATCCTGAACATCCCCACGGTCCACGACCTGAACGAAGCGGACGCCTTTCTGGCAAAGATCAAGGCGCGTGAGCGTGAGCTTGCCCTGCTCGGGATCCAGCTGAAGGAAGACATTGACGCCCTGAAACTGAAATGCGCCGAAGCCGCAGCGCCCATCCAGGAAGAACTTGATATTCTGCACCAGGCGCTTGTCAGGTTCGGCGAAGCGAACAAGGAAGCGCTCTTCAGCAAAAAGCGCTCCCTCACGCTGAACTTTGGTGTCATCGGATTCCGGTTGACGCCGCCCGTGCCCAAGCCGTTGAAGAAAATCACCTGGGAACAGGTGCTCGGCATCCTGAAAAATTCCGACGATCAGGATCTTGTCGCCTGTGTCCGCATCAAGCAGGAAGTCGACAAAATGGCCTTGCGGGAACTGCCGCCGGAAAAGCTCGCCCAGGCGGGGTGCCGCCTGGAACAGGCCGACGAGTTCTTTTGCGATACCCGCGACGAAGCTCTTGCGAGGACGGAAGGAGGTGCCCAATGA
- a CDS encoding HU family DNA-binding protein, translating into MDKSEFIKQALKTVREKHSRNLNATDMEKALQSFSSVAAAELLAGGEVPLPDLGKLKVRTTNARTGRNPRTGEAIDIPAGRKVVFTPGKNFKEAFHG; encoded by the coding sequence ATGGACAAGAGCGAATTTATCAAGCAAGCCCTGAAAACCGTCCGGGAAAAACATTCCCGCAATCTCAACGCCACCGATATGGAAAAGGCGCTGCAATCGTTTTCTTCCGTGGCCGCCGCGGAACTGCTTGCCGGCGGGGAAGTGCCCCTGCCCGACCTGGGCAAGCTGAAGGTAAGGACCACCAACGCCCGCACCGGGCGCAATCCCAGGACGGGGGAAGCAATCGATATTCCCGCAGGCCGGAAGGTCGTTTTCACGCCCGGCAAGAACTTCAAGGAGGCCTTTCATGGATAA
- a CDS encoding MFS transporter — protein sequence MLPTLPENEKKQTLFSRDFILLFCMAMCNNSYMAVFYCFEQWLEGLQVSPNWRGILLSALFAMVLLWRPLASIVLLSRSKLPALLVTICLSSCIMLAYPFIHGPDSIWLILGLRIAQGISLAVYSSCVVAVLVSCIPKGQSARGFAIFSLTTLLPYSIIPAVGEQILPLLGGEPRLFALMAVLAIPALCMLVPLAPKLRKPEISADTAKNQMTPRAILYSMTHSGLGCIYLACLSFSIMTALAIYFMKGLCVTTGATPAMFFMGYTTTIILVRLFGGHVLDTLPRYRIVPLCAVALAISMTGLAWGPLWAFLPLTILYGIGLGLLYPLLAATIYDRSTDATRSINSNVMMLTFDASGMLGPLLGGAVIHAGFGYRGVFMAAAFMVLCSGGFMVLDRLRLALWDRREQRKH from the coding sequence ATGCTCCCTACGCTGCCCGAAAACGAAAAAAAACAGACCCTCTTCAGTCGCGACTTCATCCTGCTTTTCTGCATGGCCATGTGCAACAACAGCTATATGGCCGTCTTCTACTGTTTCGAACAATGGCTGGAAGGCTTGCAGGTCAGCCCCAACTGGCGCGGCATCCTGCTCTCGGCCCTGTTCGCCATGGTCCTGCTCTGGCGGCCCCTGGCCAGCATCGTGCTGCTCTCGCGCAGCAAGCTGCCTGCCCTGCTGGTCACCATCTGCCTTTCCAGCTGCATCATGCTGGCCTATCCCTTCATCCACGGGCCCGACAGCATCTGGCTGATCCTGGGCCTGCGCATCGCCCAGGGCATCTCGCTGGCGGTCTACTCCAGCTGTGTGGTGGCCGTGCTGGTCAGCTGCATCCCCAAGGGCCAGAGCGCCCGGGGCTTCGCCATCTTCTCCCTGACCACCCTGCTGCCCTATTCCATCATCCCGGCCGTGGGCGAACAGATCCTGCCCCTGCTGGGCGGTGAGCCCCGTTTGTTCGCCCTCATGGCCGTGCTGGCCATCCCCGCCCTGTGCATGCTCGTGCCCCTGGCCCCCAAGCTGCGCAAGCCCGAGATCTCCGCCGATACGGCCAAGAACCAGATGACGCCGCGCGCCATCCTCTATTCCATGACCCACTCCGGCCTGGGCTGCATCTATCTGGCCTGCCTTTCCTTCAGCATCATGACGGCCCTGGCCATCTACTTCATGAAGGGCCTGTGCGTGACCACCGGCGCCACCCCGGCCATGTTCTTCATGGGCTACACCACCACCATCATCCTGGTGCGTCTGTTCGGCGGCCATGTGCTGGATACCCTGCCCCGCTACCGTATCGTGCCCCTCTGCGCCGTGGCCCTGGCCATCAGCATGACCGGTCTGGCCTGGGGCCCCCTCTGGGCCTTCCTGCCCCTGACCATCCTGTACGGCATCGGCCTGGGCCTGCTCTATCCTTTGCTGGCGGCCACCATCTACGACCGCTCCACGGACGCCACGCGCTCCATCAACTCCAACGTGATGATGCTCACCTTCGATGCCAGCGGCATGCTGGGCCCCCTGCTGGGCGGCGCCGTGATCCATGCCGGTTTCGGCTACCGGGGCGTCTTCATGGCGGCGGCCTTCATGGTGCTGTGCAGCGGCGGCTTCATGGTCCTCGACCGCCTGCGTCTGGCCCTTTGGGACCGCAGGGAACAGCGGAAGCACTGA
- a CDS encoding DUF5420 family protein, giving the protein MEKHFYIGDGPQAESLIAEALARENVAREARKALIAEYETDGLILSVWNDGKVTGLAFEKPASRPYLKGETRLSNGEGYGYYPKLSTKEGKRLAQKLEAEELTFSMSKFILDKLNLHRMVAGTSQSSRTGSALYYSVAGIVSGKILVSIPGSKESEHGREPFPEVPAWLREVKESEWLAAQGR; this is encoded by the coding sequence ATGGAAAAACATTTCTACATCGGTGATGGCCCTCAGGCCGAGTCTCTTATCGCTGAGGCTCTCGCAAGGGAAAACGTCGCGCGTGAGGCCCGCAAGGCGCTTATTGCGGAATATGAGACGGACGGCCTGATCCTGAGCGTATGGAACGACGGGAAAGTCACGGGGCTTGCCTTTGAAAAGCCGGCGAGCCGCCCGTACCTGAAAGGGGAAACGCGGCTCTCGAACGGAGAAGGCTACGGCTATTATCCGAAGCTCAGTACAAAGGAAGGGAAGCGTCTTGCCCAAAAGCTCGAAGCCGAAGAACTGACCTTCAGTATGTCAAAGTTCATACTTGACAAGCTCAACCTTCACCGGATGGTCGCCGGGACGAGCCAAAGTTCCCGAACCGGGAGTGCGCTTTATTACTCCGTCGCGGGCATTGTTTCCGGGAAAATCCTTGTTTCCATTCCGGGCAGCAAAGAAAGCGAACATGGACGGGAGCCGTTCCCGGAGGTTCCGGCATGGCTTCGGGAAGTGAAAGAAAGCGAATGGCTTGCGGCCCAGGGGAGGTAA
- a CDS encoding DNA-binding protein: MITQAENGFLRSLEDVERELDRKGISKADWAREHGIKPGVLYEIFSRRSSCRRGEAHRAAVLLGLKEGVIEERVQP, encoded by the coding sequence ATGATAACTCAGGCGGAAAACGGCTTTCTGCGTTCCCTGGAAGACGTGGAACGCGAGCTCGACCGGAAGGGAATCAGCAAGGCCGACTGGGCACGGGAACACGGGATCAAGCCGGGGGTACTGTACGAAATCTTCTCCCGCCGCTCGTCCTGCAGGCGGGGCGAAGCCCACCGCGCCGCCGTACTGCTGGGCCTGAAGGAAGGCGTCATTGAAGAGCGGGTGCAACCATGA